One genomic region from Bactrocera tryoni isolate S06 chromosome 3, CSIRO_BtryS06_freeze2, whole genome shotgun sequence encodes:
- the LOC120770212 gene encoding epidermal growth factor receptor substrate 15-like 1 isoform X1, with the protein MNLDFAKLCGKHAAIYEAYYKQIDPKGSGAIEAMTAAKFLKKSGLSDVVLSRVWDLSDPNGKGFLDKPGFFVALKLVSLAQAGQVINMSNIYTETANPPKVGDIPKILPPRIQTVPVASVGTISGDWSISVIDRLKYEQLFETLKPINGMLPGNKVKGVLMDSKLPMDTLGKIWDLADQDKDGNLDKHEFIVAMHLVYQTLEKRTVPDVLPPELRKPNSGGGPPPKPAPPIVSSNSATMPRAPSGEGFGDGGFVANFPKDIAPPPAIPPLPVAIPTMTRVPPVGASGVQSQPLISTDPLIPIGAPPSVTASADWVVSPAELKRFEITFRDSDRDKDGLVSGLEVKNVFIQSGVQQNCLAHIWALCDTNQSGKLTLEQFALAMWMVERKQKGIEPPQVLTANMVPPSMRSIVSGVDLQPQEPKPTYSNPELEMISKEIEELAKERRALETEIAQKEADIRIKSGEVRSLQSELDTLSATLKQLENQRGEAQKRLDDLKAQSIDYQTVLKNMTLDISQLRVQVTKIRDQCQKQEETINEQEGELNAKRSELQKLKDEEAALQKEYDQNNRELQKLTQHLQNTQLQISSVRSMVTQLLETQRQMTDALLMCRAAISNQDAELVSEYQLKIEPDFNEARQLLEKKVEEPKADDPFGENSTVELTTKTTNGFASNGFGNDPFTANSGSATIGRTGFDDSFTATSGFGESGFDGFGSNSGFSQPAKDPFGGDAFANKPSNAITPEPGKDDFGSDPFAALHAPTGQGQVLSPNAQKSGPPPRPESPSPALPPKKSKVPPPRPAPPRPMQGPARPVQPASDAFGSNTSGGGGGFADFADFDNKVSSIPPPIAFPPQLTSALVSYNTTNSKSSSSFDMPIITKIVTPVTTTTFASVSSSSPSTSVSTLTAIANNSNNSSTMSSSINDNLTRSITPLQQASAVTSLFVSKSSETIADASVENVRESRASIISGPTDFSDDPFKDYRYEDPFSIKDPFADDEDIDTDPEKIFKDDFSDDDKAKTSSTGFTANSTNTQAFVVSNKSATPLSADFLDQFDAFNLNPSPVPSQQSSTSGGLTGIGFGSGGQSSISSSSKKSNSVTPIPHAMGAEVSGVGGSLFDDFANFDTFGATKPKATVALSSLGELDAAFKSNNSEEPKPKANDSFFEAFNDNFDNNSNRDVQTSTLTGKSNTNIFDPFGDSKANLDAFDAFSTSKRTDSAFVDPKGNSAITKSSKVFDDFNDNAFEDDFFKIKDNNANANFDVKLTTTLSNNANTKDDSFGKFDELNNSLNFTNDFDTALNNSKNLTDNEEVKSLSAFRKDALGATALTKVQNITTLSKVSNPDVALAVVGAAGENGDKVAEKFAADYSKADTFELDLQEALKRSMLEN; encoded by the exons atgaatttagATTTTGCGAAATTGTGCGGCAAACATGCTGCCATTTATGAGGCATATTACAAACAG ATTGACCCAAAGGGTTCTGGTGCTATAGAAGCGATGACGGctgcgaaatttttaaaaaaatctggTCTTAGTGATGTTGTGCTTAGCCGAGTTTGGGATTTATCAGATCCTAACGGAAAGGGTTTTCTTGATAAGCCTGGTTTCTTTGTTGCATTAAAACTCGTGTCACTGGCTCAAGCTGGTCAAGTGATAAATATGAGTAATATATACACGGAAACAGCGAATCCACCAAAAGTT GGTGATATCCCAAAAATTTTACCACCTCGCATACAAACAGTTCCAGTGGCTAGCGTAGGTACTATAAGTGGCGATTGGTCTATTAGTGTCATAGATCGTTTGAAATATGAGCAACTTTTCGAGACCCTAAAACCCATTAATGGAATGTTGCCGGGCAACAAAGTCAAGGGTGTGCTCATGGACTCGAAACTGCCTATGGATACTTTGGGAAAAATTTGGGATTTAGCTGATCAGGACAAAGATGGTAACCTGGATAAGCATGAATTTATCGTGGCAATGCATCTTGTTTATCAAACATTGGAAAAACGCACTGTACCCGATGTGCTACCGCCAGAGTTGCGCAAGCCTAATTCCGGTGGAGGTCCACCGCCAAAGCCTGCTCCGCCAATTGTGTCAAGCAATTCGGCAACAATGCCACGTGCCCCAAGTGGTGAAGGATTTGGGGATGGTGGTTTTGTGGCCAACTTTCCCAAAGATATAGCACCTCCACCAGCTATACCACCGCTGCCTGTCGCGATACCAACAATGACACGTGTTCCACCTGTCGGTGCAAGTGGTGTTCAATCACAACCGCTTATATCAACCGATCCGCTAATACCCATCGGCGCGCCACCTTCCGTAACAGCTAGTGCTGATTGGGTTGTTAGTCCAGCCGAGCTGAAACGTTTTGAAATAACATTCAGAGATTCAGACCGAGACAAGGATGGACTTGTATCGGGGCTTGAAGTGAAGAATGTGTTCATACAATCGGGCGTACAGCAAAACTGTTTGGCGCATATTTG GGCTCTTTGTGACACAAACCAGTCAGGAAAATTAACTCTTGAACAATTCGCTTTGGCTATGTGGATGGTGGAACGTAAACAGAAGGGCATCGAGCCACCTCAGGTACTGACAGCCAACATGGTACCACCGTCTATGCGTAGCATCGTATCTGGCGTAGATTTGCAACCACAA GAACCTAAACCGACTTATTCTAATCCTGAGCTAGAAATGATCTCCAAGGAAATCGAAGAGCTTGCCAAGGAGCGCCGTGCTTTGGAAACAGAAATTGCACAGAAAGAAGCAGATATACGCATAAAATCGGGCGAAGTTCGTAGCCTACAG agcGAATTGGACACGTTGTCAGCTACATTAAAACAGTTGGAAAATCAACGTGGTGAGGCACAGAAACGTTTGGATGACTTGAAAGCACAG AGCATTGACTACCAGACGGTACTAAAAAACATGACTTTAGATATATCTCAGTTAAGAGTGCAg gTAACCAAAATACGAGATCAATGTCAAAAACAAGAGGAAACCATAAACGAGCAAGAGGGTGAACTAAATGCAAAACGCTCTgagttgcaaaaattaaaagacgAGGAAGCTGCGTTGCAAAAGGAGTATGATCAAAATAATCGAGAGCTGCAGAAGCTAACACAACATTTACAAAATACCCAATTACAAATTAGTTCG GTACGCTCGATGGTAACACAATTACTGGAAACTCAACGTCAAATGACTGATGCGTTGTTGATGTGTCGTGCGGCCATCTCAAATCAAGACGCAGAGTTGGTGTCCGAGTATCAATTAAAAATCGAACCAGACTTCAATGAAGCGCGCCAACTACTTGAAAAGAAAGTAGAGGAACCAAAAGCGGACGATCCATTTGGGGAAAATAGTACTGTGGAATTAACAACGAAAACTACAAACGGATTCGCCAGTAATGGCTTTGGTAATGACCCTTTCACAGCAAATAGCGGCAGTGCAACTATTGGTCGCACTGGATTTGATGACAGCTTTACGGCTACAAGTGGATTTGGTGAAAGCGGATTCGATGGTTTTGGTAGCAATAGCGGCTTTAGTCAACCAGCAAAGGATCCCTTCGGCGGAGATGCTTTCGCAAATAAACCTAGTAATGCAATAACGCCTGAG CCGGGTAAAGATGACTTCGGAAGTGATCCATTTGCCGCGTTACATGCACCTACCGGACAGGGTCAAGTGTTAAGCCCAAATGCCCAAAAATCTGGACCACCACCGAGGCCTGAGTCGCCAAGTCCAGCTTTGCCACCAAAGAAATCGAAGGTGCCACCTCCGCGTCCAGCACCACCACGCCCAATGCAG GGACCTGCACGGCCTGTTCAACCAGCTTCCGACGCTTTCGGTTCTAACACGTCCGGCGGAGGTGGTGGTTTTGCTGACTTTGCAGATTTCGACAATAAG GTCTCGAGCATTCCACCGCCTATAGCATTCCCTCCACAATTAACATCTGCACTTGTGTCATATAACACTACAAACAGCAAAAGCAGTAGCTCATTCGACATGCCCATAATTACAAAGATTGTCACACCAGTCACCACCACTACATTCGCATCGGTATCAAGCTCATCGCCATCTACGTCAGTGTCTACATTAACGGCAATCGCAAACAATTCCAACAACTCATCTACAATGTCCTCGTCTATAAATGATAACTTAACGCGTTCCATCACACCGCTGCAGCAGGCGTCCGCTGTAACGTCCTTGTTCGTGAGTAAATCGAGCGAAACAATAGCAGATGCTTCCGTGGAGAATGTGCGAGAAAGCCGAGCATCTATTATTAGTGGTCCGACAGATTTTTCAGATGATCCCTTCAAGGACTATCGTTATGAGGATCCATTTAGTATTAAAGATCCGTTCGCAGATGATGAAGATATAGATACGGATCCGGAGAAGATTTTCAAGGATGACTTCTCAG ACGATGATAAGGCCAAGACTTCATCTACTGGTTTTACGGCAAACAGCACCAATACTCAAGCCTTTGTAGTTAGCAATAAATCTGCAACTCCGTTAAGCGCTGATTTTCTTGACCAGTTCGATGCTTTCAATTTGAATCCTAGTCCTGTGCCTTCACAACAGTCTTCAACATCGGGCGGCTTAACAGGTATAGGTTTTGGCAGTGGGGGTCAGAGTAGTATTAGTAGCTCAAGTAAGAAATCGAATAGCGTTACACCTATTCCACATGCAATGGGGGCCGAAGTTAGTGGCGTTGGTGGTAGTTTATTTGATGACTTCGCCAATTTTGATACATTTGGTGCTACGAAACCGAAAGCGACAGTTGCGCTGTCTTCTTTGGGGGAACTGGATGCTGCATTCAAAAGCAACAACTCAGAAGAGCCAAAACCCAAGGCAAATGATTCCTTCTTCGAAGCATTTAATGATAATTTTGATAACAATTCTAATCGTGATGTGCAGACAAGTACACTAACTGGGAAGTCGAACACAAACATTTTCGATCCCTTTGGTGATAGCAAGGCAAATTTGGATGCATTTGATGCCTTTAGCACTTCCAAGCGCACTGATTCAGCCTTTGTAGATCCTAAAGGAAATTCGGCCATTACTAAATCATCTAAAGTGTTTGATGACTTCAATGACAATGCATTCGAAGATGACTTCTTTAAGATAAAAGACAATAATGCAAATGCTAACTTTGATGTCAAGTTGACAACTACGCTCTCAAATAATGCTAATACTAAAGACGATAGCTTTGGAAAATTCGATGAACTCAACAACAGTCTTAATTTTACAAACGATTTTGATACTGCTTTaaataactcaaaaaatttaactgatAATGAAGAGGTAAAATCTTTATCGGCGTTTCGTAAAGATGCACTAGGAGCTACGGCATTAACGAAAGTACAAAATATCACAACTCTAAGTAAGGTGTCAAATCCAGATGTAGCCCTTGCTGTAGTTGGCGCAGCTGGGGAAAATGGTGACAAAGTTGCAGAAAAATTCGCTGCCGACTACTCCAAAGCAGATACATTCGAGTTGGATTTGCAAGAGGCGCTTAAACGCAGTATGCTGGAAAATTAA
- the LOC120770212 gene encoding epidermal growth factor receptor substrate 15-like 1 isoform X5 produces MNLDFAKLCGKHAAIYEAYYKQIDPKGSGAIEAMTAAKFLKKSGLSDVVLSRVWDLSDPNGKGFLDKPGFFVALKLVSLAQAGQVINMSNIYTETANPPKVGDIPKILPPRIQTVPVASVGTISGDWSISVIDRLKYEQLFETLKPINGMLPGNKVKGVLMDSKLPMDTLGKIWDLADQDKDGNLDKHEFIVAMHLVYQTLEKRTVPDVLPPELRKPNSGGGPPPKPAPPIVSSNSATMPRAPSGEGFGDGGFVANFPKDIAPPPAIPPLPVAIPTMTRVPPVGASGVQSQPLISTDPLIPIGAPPSVTASADWVVSPAELKRFEITFRDSDRDKDGLVSGLEVKNVFIQSGVQQNCLAHIWALCDTNQSGKLTLEQFALAMWMVERKQKGIEPPQVLTANMVPPSMRSIVSGVDLQPQEPKPTYSNPELEMISKEIEELAKERRALETEIAQKEADIRIKSGEVRSLQSELDTLSATLKQLENQRGEAQKRLDDLKAQVTKIRDQCQKQEETINEQEGELNAKRSELQKLKDEEAALQKEYDQNNRELQKLTQHLQNTQLQISSVRSMVTQLLETQRQMTDALLMCRAAISNQDAELVSEYQLKIEPDFNEARQLLEKKVEEPKADDPFGENSTVELTTKTTNGFASNGFGNDPFTANSGSATIGRTGFDDSFTATSGFGESGFDGFGSNSGFSQPAKDPFGGDAFANKPSNAITPEPGKDDFGSDPFAALHAPTGQGQVLSPNAQKSGPPPRPESPSPALPPKKSKVPPPRPAPPRPMQGPARPVQPASDAFGSNTSGGGGGFADFADFDNKQASAVTSLFVSKSSETIADASVENVRESRASIISGPTDFSDDPFKDYRYEDPFSIKDPFADDEDIDTDPEKIFKDDFSDDDKAKTSSTGFTANSTNTQAFVVSNKSATPLSADFLDQFDAFNLNPSPVPSQQSSTSGGLTGIGFGSGGQSSISSSSKKSNSVTPIPHAMGAEVSGVGGSLFDDFANFDTFGATKPKATVALSSLGELDAAFKSNNSEEPKPKANDSFFEAFNDNFDNNSNRDVQTSTLTGKSNTNIFDPFGDSKANLDAFDAFSTSKRTDSAFVDPKGNSAITKSSKVFDDFNDNAFEDDFFKIKDNNANANFDVKLTTTLSNNANTKDDSFGKFDELNNSLNFTNDFDTALNNSKNLTDNEEVKSLSAFRKDALGATALTKVQNITTLSKVSNPDVALAVVGAAGENGDKVAEKFAADYSKADTFELDLQEALKRSMLEN; encoded by the exons atgaatttagATTTTGCGAAATTGTGCGGCAAACATGCTGCCATTTATGAGGCATATTACAAACAG ATTGACCCAAAGGGTTCTGGTGCTATAGAAGCGATGACGGctgcgaaatttttaaaaaaatctggTCTTAGTGATGTTGTGCTTAGCCGAGTTTGGGATTTATCAGATCCTAACGGAAAGGGTTTTCTTGATAAGCCTGGTTTCTTTGTTGCATTAAAACTCGTGTCACTGGCTCAAGCTGGTCAAGTGATAAATATGAGTAATATATACACGGAAACAGCGAATCCACCAAAAGTT GGTGATATCCCAAAAATTTTACCACCTCGCATACAAACAGTTCCAGTGGCTAGCGTAGGTACTATAAGTGGCGATTGGTCTATTAGTGTCATAGATCGTTTGAAATATGAGCAACTTTTCGAGACCCTAAAACCCATTAATGGAATGTTGCCGGGCAACAAAGTCAAGGGTGTGCTCATGGACTCGAAACTGCCTATGGATACTTTGGGAAAAATTTGGGATTTAGCTGATCAGGACAAAGATGGTAACCTGGATAAGCATGAATTTATCGTGGCAATGCATCTTGTTTATCAAACATTGGAAAAACGCACTGTACCCGATGTGCTACCGCCAGAGTTGCGCAAGCCTAATTCCGGTGGAGGTCCACCGCCAAAGCCTGCTCCGCCAATTGTGTCAAGCAATTCGGCAACAATGCCACGTGCCCCAAGTGGTGAAGGATTTGGGGATGGTGGTTTTGTGGCCAACTTTCCCAAAGATATAGCACCTCCACCAGCTATACCACCGCTGCCTGTCGCGATACCAACAATGACACGTGTTCCACCTGTCGGTGCAAGTGGTGTTCAATCACAACCGCTTATATCAACCGATCCGCTAATACCCATCGGCGCGCCACCTTCCGTAACAGCTAGTGCTGATTGGGTTGTTAGTCCAGCCGAGCTGAAACGTTTTGAAATAACATTCAGAGATTCAGACCGAGACAAGGATGGACTTGTATCGGGGCTTGAAGTGAAGAATGTGTTCATACAATCGGGCGTACAGCAAAACTGTTTGGCGCATATTTG GGCTCTTTGTGACACAAACCAGTCAGGAAAATTAACTCTTGAACAATTCGCTTTGGCTATGTGGATGGTGGAACGTAAACAGAAGGGCATCGAGCCACCTCAGGTACTGACAGCCAACATGGTACCACCGTCTATGCGTAGCATCGTATCTGGCGTAGATTTGCAACCACAA GAACCTAAACCGACTTATTCTAATCCTGAGCTAGAAATGATCTCCAAGGAAATCGAAGAGCTTGCCAAGGAGCGCCGTGCTTTGGAAACAGAAATTGCACAGAAAGAAGCAGATATACGCATAAAATCGGGCGAAGTTCGTAGCCTACAG agcGAATTGGACACGTTGTCAGCTACATTAAAACAGTTGGAAAATCAACGTGGTGAGGCACAGAAACGTTTGGATGACTTGAAAGCACAG gTAACCAAAATACGAGATCAATGTCAAAAACAAGAGGAAACCATAAACGAGCAAGAGGGTGAACTAAATGCAAAACGCTCTgagttgcaaaaattaaaagacgAGGAAGCTGCGTTGCAAAAGGAGTATGATCAAAATAATCGAGAGCTGCAGAAGCTAACACAACATTTACAAAATACCCAATTACAAATTAGTTCG GTACGCTCGATGGTAACACAATTACTGGAAACTCAACGTCAAATGACTGATGCGTTGTTGATGTGTCGTGCGGCCATCTCAAATCAAGACGCAGAGTTGGTGTCCGAGTATCAATTAAAAATCGAACCAGACTTCAATGAAGCGCGCCAACTACTTGAAAAGAAAGTAGAGGAACCAAAAGCGGACGATCCATTTGGGGAAAATAGTACTGTGGAATTAACAACGAAAACTACAAACGGATTCGCCAGTAATGGCTTTGGTAATGACCCTTTCACAGCAAATAGCGGCAGTGCAACTATTGGTCGCACTGGATTTGATGACAGCTTTACGGCTACAAGTGGATTTGGTGAAAGCGGATTCGATGGTTTTGGTAGCAATAGCGGCTTTAGTCAACCAGCAAAGGATCCCTTCGGCGGAGATGCTTTCGCAAATAAACCTAGTAATGCAATAACGCCTGAG CCGGGTAAAGATGACTTCGGAAGTGATCCATTTGCCGCGTTACATGCACCTACCGGACAGGGTCAAGTGTTAAGCCCAAATGCCCAAAAATCTGGACCACCACCGAGGCCTGAGTCGCCAAGTCCAGCTTTGCCACCAAAGAAATCGAAGGTGCCACCTCCGCGTCCAGCACCACCACGCCCAATGCAG GGACCTGCACGGCCTGTTCAACCAGCTTCCGACGCTTTCGGTTCTAACACGTCCGGCGGAGGTGGTGGTTTTGCTGACTTTGCAGATTTCGACAATAAG CAGGCGTCCGCTGTAACGTCCTTGTTCGTGAGTAAATCGAGCGAAACAATAGCAGATGCTTCCGTGGAGAATGTGCGAGAAAGCCGAGCATCTATTATTAGTGGTCCGACAGATTTTTCAGATGATCCCTTCAAGGACTATCGTTATGAGGATCCATTTAGTATTAAAGATCCGTTCGCAGATGATGAAGATATAGATACGGATCCGGAGAAGATTTTCAAGGATGACTTCTCAG ACGATGATAAGGCCAAGACTTCATCTACTGGTTTTACGGCAAACAGCACCAATACTCAAGCCTTTGTAGTTAGCAATAAATCTGCAACTCCGTTAAGCGCTGATTTTCTTGACCAGTTCGATGCTTTCAATTTGAATCCTAGTCCTGTGCCTTCACAACAGTCTTCAACATCGGGCGGCTTAACAGGTATAGGTTTTGGCAGTGGGGGTCAGAGTAGTATTAGTAGCTCAAGTAAGAAATCGAATAGCGTTACACCTATTCCACATGCAATGGGGGCCGAAGTTAGTGGCGTTGGTGGTAGTTTATTTGATGACTTCGCCAATTTTGATACATTTGGTGCTACGAAACCGAAAGCGACAGTTGCGCTGTCTTCTTTGGGGGAACTGGATGCTGCATTCAAAAGCAACAACTCAGAAGAGCCAAAACCCAAGGCAAATGATTCCTTCTTCGAAGCATTTAATGATAATTTTGATAACAATTCTAATCGTGATGTGCAGACAAGTACACTAACTGGGAAGTCGAACACAAACATTTTCGATCCCTTTGGTGATAGCAAGGCAAATTTGGATGCATTTGATGCCTTTAGCACTTCCAAGCGCACTGATTCAGCCTTTGTAGATCCTAAAGGAAATTCGGCCATTACTAAATCATCTAAAGTGTTTGATGACTTCAATGACAATGCATTCGAAGATGACTTCTTTAAGATAAAAGACAATAATGCAAATGCTAACTTTGATGTCAAGTTGACAACTACGCTCTCAAATAATGCTAATACTAAAGACGATAGCTTTGGAAAATTCGATGAACTCAACAACAGTCTTAATTTTACAAACGATTTTGATACTGCTTTaaataactcaaaaaatttaactgatAATGAAGAGGTAAAATCTTTATCGGCGTTTCGTAAAGATGCACTAGGAGCTACGGCATTAACGAAAGTACAAAATATCACAACTCTAAGTAAGGTGTCAAATCCAGATGTAGCCCTTGCTGTAGTTGGCGCAGCTGGGGAAAATGGTGACAAAGTTGCAGAAAAATTCGCTGCCGACTACTCCAAAGCAGATACATTCGAGTTGGATTTGCAAGAGGCGCTTAAACGCAGTATGCTGGAAAATTAA